In a single window of the Campylobacter iguaniorum genome:
- a CDS encoding LysE family translocator: MESFIQGLFFGWGAAVPIGPVNVLIMSYALRSYKLGAAIGLGAMSTDVFYLLLMSFGVLSVLNIPILFNILAIFGSIFLLYIAYLTYKSADNMITQSSNLSQNSFVGCFVKGMLLNLVNPYVIGFWLSVSSFTAKTSSVWLSLAGLTLAIAIWILGLPFGVAKSKRFISQNVAKWFAYISAVLMAIFAIMLLFNTFIKA, translated from the coding sequence ATGGAATCATTTATTCAAGGACTGTTTTTTGGGTGGGGTGCTGCTGTGCCAATAGGCCCTGTAAATGTGCTGATAATGTCGTATGCGCTTAGGTCATATAAGCTTGGAGCTGCGATTGGGCTTGGAGCTATGAGCACTGATGTTTTTTATCTGCTTCTTATGAGTTTTGGCGTTTTATCTGTTTTGAATATTCCTATTTTGTTTAATATTTTAGCGATTTTTGGTTCGATATTTTTGCTTTATATAGCTTATTTGACTTACAAAAGTGCTGATAATATGATAACTCAGAGTTCAAATTTGAGCCAAAATTCGTTTGTTGGTTGCTTCGTAAAAGGTATGCTTTTAAATTTAGTAAATCCTTATGTGATAGGATTTTGGCTTTCAGTCTCAAGCTTCACAGCTAAGACAAGTAGCGTGTGGCTTAGTCTTGCTGGGCTTACCCTTGCTATTGCTATTTGGATACTTGGGCTTCCTTTTGGCGTGGCTAAATCAAAACGCTTCATTTCACAAAATGTGGCTAAATGGTTTGCTTATATCTCTGCTGTATTAATGGCTATTTTTGCCATTATGTTACTTTTTAACACATTCATAAAGGCTTAA
- a CDS encoding M16 family metallopeptidase, with product MERLDALIKGINVPVIYEKSSNLPIVYLKLVFKVAGVGQESVAGLAKLSTALLNEGTKKLGVNEFSSKLEIRAIDINAECGFETFSIEINCLKEHFDFAQNMLKDLLKDPNLTKSTLDKLKTQALGIIAANKTDFDYQAKIALNKILFDGSNLAYASIGTKQSLENISLSDVKKFLKENLDISNLFIVLGGDVEPSEVKFSAILDSLEVGKPRELEPVKTSDICKKEFIKEQTEQAYIYFGAPFNVKKDERYLANVSAFILGSSGFGSRLMEEIRVKRGLAYSVYAKNNISLSHSSFEGYMQTKNESKDEAIELIISEFDKFIKDGVTQKELDAAKNFLLGSEPLSKETLFKRLAIAQNEYYSGFELGEFDANLKKIKELKLDDLNKFIKAHTEILKQSFAVIYNEI from the coding sequence TTGGAGAGATTAGACGCCCTTATAAAAGGCATAAATGTACCAGTGATCTATGAAAAAAGCTCAAATTTGCCTATAGTTTATTTGAAACTTGTTTTCAAAGTAGCTGGCGTGGGTCAAGAGAGCGTGGCTGGCTTAGCAAAGCTTAGCACGGCGCTTCTAAACGAAGGAACCAAAAAGCTTGGGGTGAATGAGTTTAGCTCCAAGCTAGAAATTAGAGCCATAGATATAAACGCAGAGTGTGGATTTGAGACTTTTAGCATTGAGATAAACTGCTTAAAAGAGCATTTTGATTTTGCGCAAAATATGCTAAAAGATCTGCTAAAAGATCCAAATTTAACCAAATCCACCTTAGACAAGCTAAAAACCCAAGCTCTTGGCATAATAGCAGCAAACAAAACAGACTTTGATTATCAAGCAAAAATAGCCTTAAATAAAATCCTTTTTGATGGTTCAAATTTAGCTTACGCATCAATAGGAACAAAACAAAGCTTAGAAAATATAAGCCTAAGCGATGTTAAAAAATTTCTAAAAGAAAATCTTGATATATCAAATTTATTTATAGTTTTAGGTGGAGATGTGGAGCCTAGCGAGGTTAAATTTAGTGCTATTTTAGACTCTTTAGAAGTTGGCAAACCAAGAGAGCTAGAGCCAGTAAAAACCAGCGATATTTGCAAAAAAGAGTTTATAAAAGAGCAAACCGAACAAGCTTATATATATTTTGGCGCTCCATTTAATGTAAAAAAAGATGAAAGATACCTTGCAAATGTATCTGCCTTTATCCTTGGAAGCAGCGGGTTTGGTAGCAGACTTATGGAAGAAATTCGCGTCAAAAGAGGGCTTGCTTACAGTGTTTATGCTAAAAATAATATAAGCTTGTCGCACAGTAGCTTTGAAGGCTATATGCAAACAAAAAACGAAAGCAAAGATGAAGCAATAGAGCTTATCATAAGCGAGTTTGATAAATTTATCAAAGACGGCGTAACTCAAAAAGAGTTAGATGCAGCCAAAAACTTTTTGCTTGGTAGTGAGCCACTTTCTAAAGAGACGCTATTTAAACGCCTAGCCATAGCTCAAAATGAGTATTATTCAGGCTTTGAGCTTGGTGAGTTTGACGCAAATTTAAAAAAGATAAAAGAGCTAAAACTTGATGATTTAAATAAATTTATCAAGGCACACACAGAGATTTTAAAGCAGTCTTTTGCAGTAATTTATAATGAAATTTGA
- a CDS encoding FAD-dependent oxidoreductase, with translation MKEKHYQVAVIGGGISGAALLYELARYTDIDSMVLLEKYGGLATLNSKGTANSQTVHCGDIETNYTFEKASKVKKTADMVVKYGLQHGYQDKYMFDGQKMAIGVGDVEVEYIKKRYEEFKVLYPYIEFYDKEELAKIEPKIIYDENGNKRSEDVVGMGVKSGVYTTVDFGAFTSTFVDNARKEGKECDVYLNSEVIDINQIGDKFFISTKNGLSISADFVVVDAGAHSLFLAHRMGYGLDYGCLPMAGSFYLTKQKLLNGKVYMVQNPKLPFAALHGDPDILAGGCTRFGPTALAMPKLERYHGTYRSFMDFCKTLNFDGDIVSIFWDLLKDSEIRNYVFRNFMFEVPYLNKKLFVKDARKIVPGLQVSDIYYAKGFGGVRPQVLNKTEKKLMLGEASINTGKGVIFNMTPSPGATSCLGNALRDVKEICSYLGKTFNEEKFNEELVGKE, from the coding sequence ATGAAAGAAAAGCATTATCAAGTAGCCGTGATCGGTGGTGGTATAAGTGGAGCAGCATTGCTTTATGAACTAGCCAGATATACAGACATAGATAGCATGGTCTTACTTGAAAAATACGGTGGTCTTGCTACTTTAAACTCAAAAGGAACCGCAAACTCTCAAACAGTGCATTGTGGTGATATAGAGACAAACTATACATTCGAAAAAGCTTCTAAAGTCAAAAAAACCGCAGATATGGTTGTAAAATACGGCTTGCAACACGGCTATCAAGATAAATATATGTTTGATGGTCAAAAAATGGCAATCGGCGTTGGGGATGTTGAGGTTGAATATATCAAAAAACGTTACGAGGAATTTAAGGTTTTATACCCTTATATAGAGTTTTATGATAAAGAAGAATTAGCCAAAATAGAGCCAAAAATCATATATGATGAAAATGGCAATAAAAGAAGCGAAGATGTAGTTGGTATGGGTGTTAAAAGCGGCGTATATACTACTGTTGATTTTGGAGCTTTTACAAGCACTTTTGTTGATAATGCTAGAAAAGAAGGAAAAGAGTGCGACGTATATCTAAATAGCGAAGTTATAGATATAAACCAAATCGGAGATAAATTTTTTATAAGTACAAAAAATGGGCTTTCTATTAGTGCTGATTTTGTTGTAGTTGATGCTGGTGCTCACTCACTATTTTTAGCTCATAGAATGGGATATGGTCTTGATTATGGTTGTTTGCCAATGGCTGGAAGCTTCTATCTGACTAAACAAAAACTCCTAAATGGTAAAGTTTATATGGTTCAAAATCCAAAACTTCCATTTGCTGCGTTGCATGGCGATCCAGATATTTTAGCTGGTGGCTGTACTCGTTTTGGCCCGACTGCGCTTGCTATGCCAAAGCTAGAGAGATACCACGGAACCTATAGAAGCTTTATGGATTTTTGTAAAACATTGAATTTCGACGGCGATATAGTTAGTATTTTTTGGGATTTACTAAAAGATAGCGAGATTAGAAATTACGTATTTAGAAACTTTATGTTTGAAGTACCTTACCTAAATAAAAAATTATTTGTAAAAGATGCAAGAAAGATAGTTCCTGGCTTGCAAGTTAGTGATATATATTATGCTAAAGGCTTTGGTGGTGTCCGCCCACAAGTCCTAAACAAAACAGAGAAAAAGCTAATGCTTGGTGAGGCTAGCATAAATACTGGCAAAGGCGTTATATTTAATATGACTCCAAGTCCTGGTGCTACAAGCTGTCTTGGAAATGCACTAAGAGATGTTAAAGAAATTTGCTCATATTTGGGTAAAACATTTAACGAAGAGAAATTTAACGAAGAGTTGGTAGGCAAAGAATAA
- the pyk gene encoding pyruvate kinase has product MNKRTKIVATVGPASDSVETIEALAREGVNVFRLNFSHGSHEYHKSTLDKVRQVEEKIGFRLGVLQDICGPKIRVGKLEEPFELKAGDKLTVVKGDIIGAKVSTNEYKLSINHPEITSLIKAGEYIYLYDGMIRAKVVSVSNDEIVTNIENDGVLNSNKGVNFPNTKLNIDVITQKDKNDLEWGAKNGVDFVAVSFVQNAKDILRAKELIGEFGGHARVFAKIEKFDAVENIDEIILASDGIMVARGDLGIEVPYYKVPTMQKSIIKKANEANKPVITATQMMLSMAKNESATRAEISDVANAVLDGTDAVMLSEESAVGINPVAVVKAMSATIAESEKIYPYGKFDEFKFEDETDMVASSTSRLATRIGACAIISITSSGQSAVKMARNRPNMDILAVTHDEETARSLTIVWGVKPCLVTQKSRLNILLANTIQGLYKSGRINDACTYIMTAGYPTGAKGSTNFIRILKKDQIDYYLDAAI; this is encoded by the coding sequence ATAAATAAAAGAACAAAAATAGTAGCGACAGTAGGTCCAGCAAGCGATAGCGTAGAAACCATAGAAGCTTTGGCAAGAGAAGGTGTAAATGTATTTAGACTAAATTTCTCACACGGAAGCCATGAATATCATAAATCAACACTAGACAAAGTAAGGCAAGTAGAAGAAAAAATCGGCTTTAGACTTGGAGTTTTGCAAGATATTTGCGGTCCAAAGATTAGAGTTGGTAAGCTTGAAGAGCCTTTTGAGCTAAAAGCTGGAGATAAGCTAACAGTAGTAAAAGGCGATATAATAGGCGCCAAAGTATCCACAAATGAGTACAAACTTAGCATAAATCACCCTGAAATCACCTCTCTTATAAAAGCTGGAGAGTATATTTATCTTTATGATGGCATGATAAGAGCAAAAGTAGTTAGCGTAAGCAATGATGAGATTGTAACGAATATCGAAAATGACGGAGTTTTGAACTCAAACAAAGGCGTAAATTTCCCAAATACAAAGCTAAATATCGATGTAATTACTCAAAAAGATAAAAATGACCTAGAATGGGGCGCTAAAAACGGCGTGGATTTTGTGGCTGTAAGCTTCGTACAAAATGCAAAAGATATTTTAAGAGCCAAAGAACTTATAGGCGAGTTTGGCGGACACGCAAGAGTATTTGCTAAAATAGAAAAATTTGACGCCGTTGAAAACATAGATGAGATAATACTTGCAAGCGATGGTATTATGGTAGCACGTGGAGATCTTGGCATAGAAGTACCATATTATAAAGTCCCAACAATGCAAAAAAGCATTATCAAAAAAGCAAACGAAGCAAACAAACCAGTAATAACCGCTACTCAAATGATGCTTTCAATGGCGAAAAACGAAAGTGCTACAAGAGCTGAGATAAGTGACGTGGCAAACGCTGTTTTAGACGGAACTGACGCTGTTATGCTAAGCGAAGAAAGTGCTGTAGGTATCAATCCAGTAGCAGTGGTAAAAGCCATGAGTGCGACGATTGCTGAAAGTGAAAAAATATACCCTTATGGTAAATTTGATGAGTTTAAATTTGAAGATGAGACCGATATGGTGGCAAGTTCTACTTCAAGGCTGGCTACTAGAATAGGGGCTTGCGCTATTATTTCTATCACTAGCTCAGGACAAAGCGCTGTAAAAATGGCTAGAAATAGACCAAATATGGATATTTTAGCAGTTACTCACGATGAAGAGACTGCTAGAAGTCTTACTATAGTTTGGGGTGTGAAACCTTGCCTTGTCACTCAAAAAAGCAGGCTCAACATTCTTCTTGCAAATACAATACAAGGGCTTTATAAATCTGGACGCATAAATGATGCTTGCACTTATATCATGACTGCTGGATACCCAACAGGCGCTAAAGGCAGCACAAACTTTATAAGAATACTTAAAAAAGATCAGATAGATTACTATCTTGACGCAGCTATTTGA
- a CDS encoding EAL domain-containing protein: protein MDYKIGFKNIIFLFFAINLVILAFWFAFDYGAQNGYILPVVSSIVLSILIISFILVYHKKFINKIEKMQEDLKIANNGLNNFLYHDTLTNLPNRFSLEKDIKNISNPKIFVIRIDDYINILSYYGKKCYNDILIVFAKAIQEFGKQNDMATYKISENKFALLQDSDLFFDDYEIIAREIVAKFKGFNVAMSSDDKKVDAEISCTIGFCIEKEDTLNKAIIALNEASLVNKDFLCYFENISDIHKYKTRVEHATMIQNAILDNKVVPYYQAIFDKDKNVIKYESLVRIISDKHGIILPGIFLKDSKHIKRYTKIEKILIEKSMMNVKNNPNVTVSINLNIRDMTDGDVSAFVIDKLHKLQIGNQIIFEILEDEKMLDSQRVDLFLDKVRKMGVKIAIDDFGSGYSNFSYLLKIQPDYLKIDGSIVKNIDTDEKSYAIVRAIVAFAKELNIKTIAEYVHSKEVFDKCVQIGVDEFQGFYLSEPKDKFLD from the coding sequence ATGGATTATAAGATTGGATTTAAAAATATAATATTTCTATTTTTTGCTATAAATTTAGTTATTTTGGCATTTTGGTTTGCGTTTGATTATGGAGCTCAAAATGGATATATTCTTCCTGTTGTTTCTAGTATAGTTTTATCTATTTTGATAATTTCATTTATACTTGTTTATCATAAAAAATTTATTAACAAAATAGAAAAAATGCAAGAGGATTTAAAGATAGCAAATAATGGTCTGAATAACTTTTTATACCATGATACACTGACAAATTTACCAAATAGATTTTCTCTTGAAAAAGATATAAAAAATATCAGCAACCCAAAGATTTTTGTTATTAGAATTGATGATTATATCAACATTTTAAGCTATTATGGCAAAAAGTGCTACAACGATATTTTGATAGTTTTTGCAAAAGCCATACAAGAATTTGGCAAGCAAAACGATATGGCTACATATAAAATTTCAGAAAATAAATTTGCACTTTTGCAAGATAGTGATCTGTTTTTTGATGATTATGAGATTATTGCTAGAGAAATTGTGGCTAAATTTAAAGGTTTTAACGTAGCTATGTCTAGCGATGATAAAAAAGTCGATGCTGAGATAAGCTGCACTATTGGATTTTGTATAGAAAAAGAAGATACTTTAAATAAAGCAATAATCGCTCTAAATGAAGCTTCTTTGGTGAATAAAGACTTTTTATGCTACTTTGAAAATATAAGCGATATTCACAAGTATAAAACAAGGGTCGAGCACGCTACAATGATACAAAATGCGATTTTGGATAACAAAGTCGTGCCGTATTATCAAGCTATATTTGACAAAGATAAAAACGTCATAAAATATGAATCGCTAGTCAGAATCATCAGCGATAAGCATGGAATCATACTTCCAGGTATATTTTTAAAAGATTCAAAGCATATAAAAAGATACACCAAAATAGAAAAAATACTTATAGAAAAAAGTATGATGAATGTTAAAAACAATCCAAATGTAACGGTTTCTATAAATTTAAATATCAGAGATATGACTGATGGCGATGTGAGTGCTTTTGTCATAGACAAATTGCATAAATTGCAAATCGGCAACCAAATCATATTTGAGATTTTAGAAGATGAAAAAATGCTTGATTCTCAAAGAGTGGATCTGTTTTTAGATAAGGTTCGCAAAATGGGTGTCAAAATAGCCATAGATGATTTTGGTAGTGGATATAGCAACTTCTCTTATCTGCTTAAAATCCAGCCTGATTATCTAAAAATAGATGGCTCAATCGTAAAAAATATAGATACAGATGAAAAATCTTACGCAATAGTAAGAGCTATAGTCGCTTTTGCTAAAGAGTTAAATATCAAAACAATAGCAGAATACGTGCATTCAAAAGAGGTATTTGATAAATGCGTCCAGATCGGCGTAGATGAGTTTCAAGGCTTCTATCTTAGTGAGCCAAAAGATAAATTTTTAGATTAA
- a CDS encoding class I SAM-dependent DNA methyltransferase, with protein MNTYEDSLDFYARIEPLFGFYEAYDELYRVYLKEINRLFKGSQADLKALDFGCGNGKFTSLLSLNFDILGLDKSPKMCEICASKGIKSTTLNLNEIKDKFDLITAVSDVLNYLNPNELADFFTGAYERLNPNGYLIFDLNTEFGFDSVASGSLYIQDNENDLVVDSLFENDELKTKFMYFEKIGDLYKKNEFQITQHYHDFKNKNTNLKQIKKLSIKLFSDSLADKNIYILQKIF; from the coding sequence TTGAATACTTACGAAGATAGTTTGGATTTTTACGCTAGAATTGAGCCTTTATTTGGATTTTATGAAGCTTATGATGAACTTTATAGAGTTTATCTAAAAGAGATAAACAGACTTTTTAAGGGCAGTCAAGCAGATCTAAAGGCTCTTGATTTTGGCTGTGGAAATGGTAAATTTACCTCCTTGCTATCTTTAAATTTTGATATTTTAGGGCTAGATAAAAGCCCTAAAATGTGCGAGATCTGTGCGTCAAAAGGCATAAAATCCACTACATTAAATTTAAACGAGATAAAAGATAAATTTGATCTCATAACCGCAGTTAGCGATGTTTTAAACTACTTAAATCCAAATGAGCTTGCAGACTTTTTTACTGGGGCTTATGAGAGATTAAATCCAAATGGTTATTTGATTTTTGATCTAAATACCGAATTTGGCTTTGATAGCGTAGCTAGTGGGAGTTTGTACATACAAGATAATGAAAATGATTTGGTTGTGGATTCACTCTTTGAAAATGATGAACTAAAAACCAAATTTATGTATTTTGAAAAAATTGGCGACTTGTATAAGAAAAATGAGTTTCAAATCACTCAACATTACCACGATTTTAAAAACAAAAATACAAATTTAAAACAGATAAAAAAACTCAGCATAAAACTTTTTAGTGATTCTTTGGCTGATAAAAATATTTATATTCTTCAAAAGATATTTTAG
- a CDS encoding histidinol-phosphatase — MKIDLHNHTTLCNHAEGSPLQYAGKAYEMGCKFYGFSDHNPMKFDEKYRMKFEEMSLYKSMIDEVRSQFSGKMEVLFGYEVDFLPGFMDERVLGAKCDHLIGSVHFLNGWGFDNPEFIGGYKNKDIDQIWSEYFEAITALAKCGKFDIVGHIDLIKVFNFKPKKDMKILATPALQAIKRANLVIELNSAGFRKPVGELYPGDEILGLMAELEIPITFSSDAHSVEQVGQNMEKTVQKAIEFGYKKAAIFKNRDREMIEI; from the coding sequence GTGAAAATAGACTTGCACAATCACACAACACTTTGTAATCACGCTGAGGGCTCACCGCTTCAGTATGCTGGGAAAGCTTATGAAATGGGGTGTAAATTTTATGGATTTAGTGATCATAATCCTATGAAATTTGATGAAAAATACAGAATGAAATTTGAAGAGATGAGCCTTTATAAATCGATGATAGATGAAGTTCGCTCCCAGTTTAGCGGCAAAATGGAAGTTTTGTTTGGCTATGAGGTGGATTTTTTGCCAGGATTTATGGATGAGCGAGTTTTGGGTGCTAAATGCGACCATTTGATAGGCTCGGTGCATTTTTTAAATGGTTGGGGATTTGACAATCCTGAGTTCATAGGCGGATACAAAAATAAAGATATAGATCAAATTTGGAGTGAATATTTTGAGGCGATAACAGCTCTTGCAAAGTGTGGTAAATTTGACATTGTGGGGCATATTGATCTTATAAAAGTGTTTAATTTCAAGCCAAAAAAAGATATGAAAATCCTCGCAACTCCAGCCTTGCAAGCTATAAAAAGGGCAAATTTAGTCATCGAGCTAAATAGCGCTGGATTTAGAAAGCCAGTTGGAGAGCTTTATCCTGGAGATGAGATTTTGGGGCTTATGGCTGAGCTTGAAATCCCAATAACATTTTCAAGCGATGCTCACAGCGTAGAACAAGTCGGTCAAAATATGGAAAAAACAGTGCAAAAAGCTATAGAATTTGGCTATAAAAAAGCTGCAATTTTCAAAAATCGTGACAGAGAAATGATAGAAATTTAA
- the recG gene encoding ATP-dependent DNA helicase RecG: protein MKFEPKDAKELREAGIISLLDLALVLPKSYDDLSIKDEPNEGENSVLIETKFSRRNGSMLSVHAFCITWNCEIRLIIFNAKPWHYATFKSGKTIYIHAKSSFSYGSWQFVNPQVVTKIGEIIPRYKTELQDAKLAKFIKKYLNLQNLLDEGLNENEAKELLSVHENSSKSVQIIANLQGYPNLLNVLKFVEIYNYMKKLSSKKVDFPSSQTQIYDIKNWLSSLPFTPTNDQINALNDIKNDLLSPKAAKRVVMGDVGSGKTLIILGSALMIYPKTAILMAPTSILAEQIYNEAKRLMPEFYNVMLVKKGSKNLDFSSVNLIIGTHVLLYQELPKSPLVMVDEQHRFGSNQRQKIDELTRDGGLKANFLQFSATPIPRTLSLIESQLVSFSFLKQIPYVKHIHTQILQNDGFIQLLEHIKSEISKNHQVIIVYPLVEESGVMHYQSINEATPFWQERFEKVYVTHGKDRQKEEILREFRDNGNLLLTTTVVEVGISLPRLSTIVIVGAEMLGLATLHQLRGRVGRNGGEGWCYIYTKLKNPPSRLKEFASTLDGFVVAKLDLKNRQAGDVLDGTLQHGATFSYYNMEEEITQLAKNRLENKEKQ from the coding sequence ATGAAATTTGAGCCAAAAGATGCAAAAGAGTTAAGAGAAGCTGGAATAATCTCGCTTCTTGATTTGGCTCTTGTCTTGCCTAAAAGCTATGATGATCTAAGCATAAAAGATGAGCCAAACGAGGGCGAAAATAGCGTCCTAATCGAGACTAAATTTAGCCGTAGAAATGGCTCAATGCTTAGCGTTCATGCTTTTTGTATCACTTGGAACTGCGAAATCAGACTTATTATTTTCAATGCAAAACCATGGCATTACGCTACTTTTAAAAGTGGCAAAACCATATATATTCATGCAAAATCCAGCTTTAGCTATGGCTCTTGGCAGTTTGTAAATCCTCAAGTTGTCACAAAAATCGGAGAGATAATCCCACGCTATAAAACCGAGCTACAAGATGCAAAACTAGCAAAATTTATCAAAAAATATCTAAATTTACAAAACTTACTTGATGAGGGGCTAAATGAGAACGAAGCAAAGGAGCTTTTGAGCGTTCATGAAAACAGCTCAAAAAGCGTGCAAATAATTGCAAATTTGCAAGGCTATCCTAATTTGCTTAATGTACTTAAATTTGTTGAAATTTATAATTATATGAAAAAACTTAGCTCCAAAAAAGTGGATTTCCCAAGCTCGCAAACCCAAATTTATGATATAAAAAACTGGCTTAGCTCACTTCCTTTTACACCTACAAACGACCAAATAAACGCCCTAAATGATATCAAAAACGACCTTTTGTCGCCAAAAGCAGCAAAAAGAGTAGTGATGGGCGATGTAGGCAGCGGCAAAACTCTAATCATACTTGGCTCAGCTCTTATGATATATCCTAAAACTGCGATTTTAATGGCACCTACTAGCATTTTAGCAGAGCAAATTTATAACGAAGCAAAAAGGCTAATGCCAGAGTTTTACAATGTAATGCTTGTCAAAAAAGGCTCAAAAAATCTTGATTTTAGTAGTGTAAATTTGATAATCGGCACCCACGTTTTACTCTATCAAGAGCTTCCAAAAAGCCCGCTTGTAATGGTCGATGAGCAGCATAGATTTGGCTCAAATCAACGCCAAAAAATAGATGAGCTAACTCGTGATGGCGGGTTAAAGGCAAACTTTTTGCAGTTTAGTGCCACGCCAATTCCTCGCACTCTAAGCCTTATTGAATCCCAGCTAGTTAGCTTTAGTTTTTTAAAACAAATCCCTTACGTCAAGCATATCCACACTCAAATTTTACAAAATGACGGATTTATTCAGCTTTTAGAACATATAAAAAGTGAGATTAGTAAAAATCATCAAGTTATCATAGTCTATCCTTTGGTCGAAGAAAGCGGCGTTATGCACTATCAAAGTATCAACGAAGCCACGCCATTTTGGCAAGAAAGATTTGAAAAAGTATATGTGACGCATGGAAAAGATAGGCAAAAAGAGGAGATTTTGAGGGAGTTTAGAGATAATGGAAATCTACTTCTTACGACAACTGTTGTCGAAGTGGGGATTTCGCTTCCACGCCTTAGCACGATAGTCATCGTAGGAGCTGAAATGCTTGGACTTGCCACGCTTCATCAGCTGCGAGGAAGAGTAGGCAGAAACGGTGGCGAGGGCTGGTGCTACATATACACAAAGCTCAAAAATCCACCGTCAAGACTAAAAGAGTTTGCTTCTACATTAGACGGTTTTGTGGTCGCAAAGCTTGATCTCAAAAACCGTCAAGCTGGAGACGTGCTAGATGGCACACTTCAACACGGCGCTACTTTTAGCTATTATAACATGGAAGAAGAAATAACCCAGCTTGCAAAAAATAGATTAGAAAATAAGGAAAAACAGTGA
- the dapE gene encoding succinyl-diaminopimelate desuccinylase → MEVVDILTELLKFKSITPDDDGAMNYIDMFMDGFEAEFLEINGVKNLILTKKFGDGAHLCFAGHIDVVPAGVGWESDPFEPIQKDGYIYARGSQDMKSGVAAFLCACKDASDFKGTLSIILTSDEEGDGIYGTLEALKFLEQKGSLPDFAVVAEPTCTAKFGDAIKVGRRGSINGVINIKGRQGHAAYPEKCVNPAHQLASVFSDFAGYNLDSGSKYFKESKIVITDIRGGMEVTNVTPANVKIMFNVRNSDLSDYEDVKRYTEYVFHGFDYELSLKQGSKPFLTDENSKIVSLMRQSIEKISGVSPELSTSGGTSDARYFAQFGVPVVEFGVINDRIHAINERVCIKEVEDLYLVFKELIENFY, encoded by the coding sequence TTGGAAGTTGTAGATATTTTAACCGAGCTTTTGAAATTTAAAAGCATAACTCCAGATGATGATGGAGCGATGAACTATATAGATATGTTTATGGATGGCTTTGAGGCTGAATTTTTGGAGATTAATGGGGTTAAAAACCTAATACTTACAAAAAAATTTGGCGATGGAGCTCATCTTTGTTTTGCTGGACACATTGACGTTGTTCCAGCAGGCGTTGGCTGGGAGAGTGATCCGTTTGAGCCTATTCAAAAAGATGGATATATCTATGCCCGTGGCTCTCAAGATATGAAAAGCGGAGTTGCAGCATTTTTATGTGCTTGTAAAGATGCTAGCGATTTTAAAGGAACTCTTAGCATAATTTTGACAAGCGATGAAGAGGGCGATGGGATATATGGCACTCTTGAAGCACTTAAATTTTTGGAGCAAAAAGGCTCATTGCCTGATTTTGCTGTGGTTGCTGAGCCTACTTGCACGGCTAAATTTGGTGATGCGATAAAAGTGGGTCGTAGAGGCTCGATAAATGGAGTTATCAATATCAAAGGCAGACAAGGACACGCAGCATATCCAGAAAAATGTGTAAATCCAGCTCATCAGTTAGCTAGCGTATTTAGCGACTTTGCTGGATACAATCTTGATAGTGGAAGCAAGTATTTTAAAGAAAGCAAGATAGTCATAACTGACATTCGTGGCGGCATGGAAGTCACAAACGTAACCCCTGCAAATGTAAAAATTATGTTTAATGTTAGAAACTCAGATTTAAGTGATTACGAAGATGTAAAAAGATACACTGAGTATGTTTTTCATGGGTTTGATTATGAGTTAAGCTTAAAGCAAGGCTCAAAGCCATTTTTGACAGATGAAAACTCAAAAATAGTCTCTCTTATGAGGCAAAGCATAGAAAAAATTTCTGGTGTAAGCCCAGAGCTTAGCACAAGTGGCGGGACTAGCGATGCGAGGTATTTTGCTCAGTTTGGAGTGCCAGTTGTGGAGTTTGGCGTCATAAATGATAGAATTCATGCGATAAATGAAAGAGTTTGTATAAAAGAGGTGGAAGATCTATATCTTGTATTTAAGGAGCTTATAGAGAATTTTTATTAA